The following is a genomic window from Chania multitudinisentens RB-25.
CCGGGATCGCACCAGTGCGCATAGTTGGTTTGTGAACGGATTGCCGCGCAGCTCAACAGCGGGCGAAAGAAACTGTCTGGGTCGTTGCTGTCGGTGGCCCAGCCGGTAAGGGTGAGATCGTGGTTCATTTCCATCAACCGGGCTTCTTGGAAACGACCTTCCACCGGCATGATGGTGACGTTAATGCCAATTTGGGCTAAATCTGCCTGGATCAGTTCGGCCGTTTTCAGCGGGCTTGGATTGTAAGATTGTGACGCAGTAGGCACCCAGAGCGTCAGATCCAGAGGGCCAACGCCAGCCTCGCGCAGCATTTCACGGGCTCTGGCCGGGTTGTATTCAGTGATGTCTGCCTCATTGTCATATGCCCAGGAGGCACGAGGCAGAAGCGATGCCGCCGTTTCCGCCGTGCCGTAATAGATTGACTGCATCAGGCGCTGATTGTTAATGGCCAATGAGATGGCTTGGCGCACTTGCAGGTTGTCGAGCGGTGGTTTACGGGTATTAAATGCCAAATAGGCGATATTCATACCGGGCCGCAGTGTCAGACGCAGGCGTGGATCGTCGCGCAGAATCGAAAGCTGGCTGGCGGCCGGATAAGCCAGCACATCACATTCGCCGGTCAGCAGTTTGGATAACCGGCCTGTGCCACCTGCCCCCAGGTCGATCACCACCTGTGACATGCGGGGTTTGCCTCGCCAGTAGGCATCATTGCGTGCCAGCCGAATGTATTGCCCGGAGCGGTATTCATTCAGCAGGAACGGCCCGGTGCCCACCGGTTCACGGTCAATCATCTCTTGGGTGCCAGCCCGCGTCAGATTAGCCGCATATTCCGCCGATAGCACAGGAGCATAATGGGTAGCCAAATGCCACAGAAAAGAGGCATCTGGCGCTTGCAAACGGATCTCGACGGTATAATTATCAAGCTTCTTTACGCTCTGCACGGAATCCCCAAATTGCAGGCTATCGAAATAAGGGTAGTTACCTCCGTTTACCGAGTGAAATGGGTGCTGCCGGTTAAATATCCGTTCAAAACTGAATACCACATCTTCGGCGTTCATTTTACGCGTGGGCTGAAACCAGGCCGTGGTCTGGA
Proteins encoded in this region:
- the sapA gene encoding ABC transporter substrate-binding protein SapA produces the protein MRGLPVWLMSLSCLATSALASPSPASSTEQPALADIRQSGFVYCVNGILNTFNPQMASSGLTVDTLAAQLYDRLLDVDPYTYRLIPQLAQRWETLDNGATYRFHLRRDVPFQTTAWFQPTRKMNAEDVVFSFERIFNRQHPFHSVNGGNYPYFDSLQFGDSVQSVKKLDNYTVEIRLQAPDASFLWHLATHYAPVLSAEYAANLTRAGTQEMIDREPVGTGPFLLNEYRSGQYIRLARNDAYWRGKPRMSQVVIDLGAGGTGRLSKLLTGECDVLAYPAASQLSILRDDPRLRLTLRPGMNIAYLAFNTRKPPLDNLQVRQAISLAINNQRLMQSIYYGTAETAASLLPRASWAYDNEADITEYNPARAREMLREAGVGPLDLTLWVPTASQSYNPSPLKTAELIQADLAQIGINVTIMPVEGRFQEARLMEMNHDLTLTGWATDSNDPDSFFRPLLSCAAIRSQTNYAHWCDPGFDELLQDALLSQQLAQRIEKYQQAQKILQQQLPILPLASSLRLQAYRYDIKGLVLSPFGNASFAGVYREAAEEVKP